Proteins encoded in a region of the Candidatus Nanosynbacter sp. HMT-352 genome:
- a CDS encoding pyridoxamine 5'-phosphate oxidase family protein: MNELAKEILDTVEVGALATVNVDRTPLVTPLHFARFGNSIIWISEPTARHSENAFRNGKAEFVVWDDKKRAVFLKTNVTELPESEKEAAIAAYKEKLADFMPRCENPQLYVVSIGELDEKTTTGNWLHFIA; the protein is encoded by the coding sequence ATGAACGAATTAGCGAAAGAAATATTAGATACAGTCGAAGTTGGTGCGTTGGCGACGGTGAATGTTGATAGGACACCTCTGGTAACGCCGCTGCACTTTGCGCGTTTTGGTAATTCTATAATTTGGATATCAGAGCCGACTGCACGTCATTCAGAAAATGCGTTCCGAAACGGTAAGGCGGAATTTGTGGTTTGGGACGACAAAAAGCGAGCAGTTTTCTTAAAAACTAACGTGACTGAACTTCCAGAATCTGAGAAAGAGGCAGCAATAGCGGCTTATAAAGAGAAACTGGCTGATTTTATGCCGCGTTGTGAAAATCCGCAATTATACGTTGTGTCAATTGGTGAACTTGATGAAAAAACTACAACGGGCAATTGGCTGCATTTTATTGCATAA
- a CDS encoding ribonucleotide-diphosphate reductase subunit beta encodes MGILGSGLRDGLSLHPIRYPWAYDLYNQAVANTWFPNEVQLVQDLADFEKLSDDEKHALKTVISYLNPNELLINKSLAFGIYPYVNAAEAQLYLSKQMWEEANHFMTFEYIIETFPFDREEIYAAGFGKKSLADKADFQNKHLDVMLDPNLDIYSLEGKKDFVRSLVAYNIVLEGIWFYSGFMVGMSFRQRNLLRNVGSLLDWITRDENLHLTFGINLLLTILDENPELQTQEFAEEIRGLILQAVELEKAYNKDMLPKGILGLNADYVNQYVMHMTDRRLQELGFEPEYNVPNPAKWMAAANDTLELVNFFESTNTSYEVNTTK; translated from the coding sequence ATGGGAATTTTAGGTTCAGGATTACGCGATGGATTGTCACTTCACCCAATTCGTTACCCTTGGGCATATGATCTTTATAATCAAGCAGTGGCTAACACGTGGTTTCCAAATGAAGTTCAATTAGTTCAAGATTTGGCAGATTTTGAAAAATTGTCAGATGATGAAAAGCACGCATTGAAAACAGTTATTAGTTATTTGAACCCAAACGAGTTATTGATCAATAAATCGTTAGCGTTCGGTATTTATCCATATGTGAACGCAGCGGAAGCTCAACTATATCTATCAAAACAGATGTGGGAAGAAGCTAACCACTTCATGACGTTTGAATACATTATTGAGACATTTCCGTTTGATCGTGAGGAAATTTACGCTGCGGGATTCGGTAAAAAGTCATTGGCAGATAAGGCTGACTTCCAGAATAAACACCTGGACGTAATGCTTGATCCGAATTTGGATATTTATTCTCTGGAAGGTAAGAAGGACTTTGTTAGGTCTTTGGTGGCATATAACATTGTGCTGGAGGGAATTTGGTTCTATTCAGGCTTTATGGTTGGCATGAGCTTCCGCCAGCGTAATTTGTTGCGTAATGTTGGCTCACTGCTGGACTGGATTACTCGCGATGAAAATCTTCATTTGACGTTTGGTATCAATTTGCTTTTGACGATTTTGGACGAGAATCCAGAATTGCAAACACAGGAATTTGCAGAAGAAATCCGTGGCTTGATTTTGCAGGCAGTGGAGCTTGAGAAGGCTTATAACAAAGATATGCTACCAAAGGGAATTTTGGGATTGAATGCTGATTACGTGAACCAATATGTCATGCACATGACCGACCGCCGCTTGCAGGAGTTAGGTTTTGAGCCTGAATATAACGTGCCAAATCCAGCCAAATGGATGGCAGCCGCCAATGATACGCTGGAATTGGTGAATTTCTTTGAAAGCACAAACACTAGTTACGAAGTTAATACCACGAAGTAA
- a CDS encoding ribonucleoside-diphosphate reductase subunit alpha translates to MKEINVVKRDGTKEPFDANKINTAILKSCEGLPDQISKVVQVATELQLTLFDGITTEQLDEAVIQTVLQNVKDDPDYDKIAARLLLKTVYKQILGDYETAEELKKLHAREFPKFVKAAVKEGLLDKRMADGRFDLKKLAAELDPARDDLSKYLGVVTNKNRYALRKQNGSPIETPQFTHMRIAMGLSYNEADPTTAAIEFYNHMSNLEYVPGGSTRVNAGGSFPQLSNCFLLNVDDDMESIAKAVRDTMWIAKGTGGIGIGFTKLRAAGSPVKTTNTESTGPIPFMKMIDTALFAVSRKGKKAGAAAIYIENWHLNFDQFVDLRQNSGDPYLRTRFANTAVFISDEFMKRVEKDQDWYLFDPAETPDLTELYGEAFSARYKEYVKMAEAGKLRTFDKVPARQQFKRILTSLQATSHPWLTWKDTINVRALNNNTGTIHLSNLCTEITLPQDKNNIATCNLVSINLSAFIGEDKTWDWDRLKEAARAAVRQLDNLCDITQTPIPEAMHSNQQTRAIGLGIMGFSDVLEKLGYCYESKEAYDLIDQLTEFISYHAIDQSADLAKELGSYPTFAGSGWSKGLLPIDTVDKLSKDRGVKVKIDQKTRLDWDSLRKKVKKGMRNATIMAIAPTANIGHVAGTTPGIDPQFAQIFSRSTLNGKFLEVNHNLVRDLKKLGLWDNLKDEIFAAQGDIQDIDGIPQNIKDVYKTSFQLSPYAFIEVAARAQKWVDQAISRNMYLETRDIDEYVKIYSEAWKRGLKTTYYLHVKPRHQSEQTTVSVDKIAEQKVRTNSKVRGFGFAKINK, encoded by the coding sequence GTGAAAGAAATTAATGTAGTCAAGCGCGATGGAACAAAAGAACCGTTTGATGCTAACAAAATTAACACGGCTATTTTAAAATCGTGCGAAGGTTTGCCGGACCAAATTTCTAAGGTCGTTCAGGTGGCGACTGAATTGCAATTAACATTATTCGATGGAATTACGACCGAACAACTAGACGAGGCTGTCATTCAAACAGTTCTTCAAAACGTTAAGGACGACCCAGATTATGATAAAATTGCAGCACGATTATTATTGAAAACTGTCTATAAGCAGATTTTGGGCGATTACGAGACGGCAGAAGAATTGAAAAAGCTTCATGCACGCGAATTTCCGAAGTTCGTTAAGGCGGCAGTAAAAGAAGGTTTGCTGGATAAGCGCATGGCTGACGGTCGATTTGACTTGAAAAAGCTGGCGGCGGAACTTGATCCAGCGCGTGATGATTTGAGTAAATATTTGGGTGTGGTGACTAATAAAAATCGCTACGCTCTTCGTAAGCAAAACGGCTCGCCAATTGAAACGCCTCAGTTTACGCACATGCGAATTGCTATGGGTCTTAGCTACAACGAGGCTGATCCGACTACTGCAGCGATTGAGTTTTATAATCACATGAGCAATTTGGAGTATGTCCCAGGCGGCTCAACGCGAGTTAATGCTGGCGGTTCGTTCCCACAGCTCAGTAACTGTTTCTTGCTTAACGTCGATGATGACATGGAGTCAATTGCTAAGGCTGTTCGCGACACAATGTGGATTGCTAAAGGCACGGGCGGAATTGGCATTGGTTTTACAAAGCTACGTGCGGCAGGTAGTCCAGTTAAAACCACTAATACTGAATCGACCGGCCCAATTCCATTTATGAAGATGATTGATACGGCGCTTTTTGCGGTTTCTCGTAAAGGTAAAAAAGCTGGTGCGGCTGCGATTTACATAGAGAACTGGCATTTGAACTTTGATCAATTTGTCGATCTTCGTCAAAACTCTGGCGACCCATATCTAAGAACCAGATTTGCAAATACCGCAGTATTTATATCTGACGAATTTATGAAGCGAGTAGAGAAAGACCAAGATTGGTATTTGTTTGATCCTGCAGAAACTCCAGATTTGACAGAGTTATATGGTGAAGCGTTTTCGGCGCGATACAAAGAATATGTAAAAATGGCGGAAGCTGGGAAATTGCGTACGTTTGATAAAGTTCCAGCTCGTCAGCAGTTTAAGCGCATTTTGACCAGTTTGCAGGCGACATCACATCCGTGGCTGACTTGGAAAGATACGATTAACGTGCGAGCATTAAATAATAATACGGGCACAATTCACCTCAGTAACTTGTGTACGGAAATTACATTACCGCAAGATAAAAACAACATTGCAACGTGTAATTTGGTAAGTATCAATTTGTCGGCATTCATCGGTGAGGATAAGACTTGGGATTGGGATAGATTGAAAGAAGCGGCTCGTGCGGCGGTGCGACAATTGGACAATTTGTGCGATATTACTCAAACGCCAATTCCAGAAGCAATGCATTCGAATCAGCAAACTCGAGCAATTGGTTTGGGTATAATGGGATTTTCTGACGTGCTGGAAAAATTGGGCTATTGTTATGAATCAAAAGAAGCTTATGATTTAATTGACCAATTGACGGAATTTATTAGCTATCACGCGATTGACCAGTCGGCTGATTTGGCAAAGGAATTGGGTAGTTATCCAACATTCGCGGGTAGCGGCTGGAGCAAGGGCCTTCTTCCGATTGATACGGTTGATAAATTGTCGAAAGATCGCGGCGTGAAGGTGAAAATAGACCAAAAGACGCGACTGGACTGGGACAGTTTGCGAAAGAAGGTGAAGAAGGGAATGCGAAATGCGACTATTATGGCAATTGCGCCGACGGCTAATATTGGGCATGTGGCGGGAACGACTCCTGGAATTGATCCGCAATTTGCACAGATTTTCAGTCGTTCAACTTTGAATGGAAAGTTTTTGGAAGTGAACCATAATTTAGTTCGCGATTTGAAAAAGCTTGGTCTGTGGGACAATTTGAAAGATGAGATTTTTGCAGCTCAAGGCGATATTCAAGATATTGACGGCATTCCGCAAAACATCAAGGATGTTTATAAAACAAGCTTCCAGCTCAGTCCGTACGCGTTTATTGAGGTGGCGGCTAGGGCTCAGAAGTGGGTTGATCAAGCGATTTCTCGAAATATGTACCTGGAGACGCGAGATATTGATGAATATGTGAAGATTTATTCGGAAGCGTGGAAGCGTGGCTTGAAAACGACATATTATCTACACGTTAAGCCGCGTCATCAGTCGGAGCAAACGACAGTTTCAGTTGATAAAATTGCAGAACAAAAAGTCCGCACAAATAGTAAGGTGCGCGGATTTGGATTTGCGAAAATTAATAAATAA
- a CDS encoding ABC transporter permease produces the protein MKILVKNHFENATQALRANRGRTFLTIVGVAIGIASITMVLSLTGGFNHLFGDNSNQSDAPVAIVKSGNQKAVPNLLTESDNTTTVNTLTETDARDIGKIANTKAAPIAFLHAELRAREGKVDIQNAALIGSTESLKDVANLQIATGQFINDIGGVVVGQQLSVDLFGTERSIGNVIYIRNQPLTVVGVLKNIENPASYLDVNFNNAAIIPLSVIKKFTQGTPQIQQIIVTTKDQKNLKSVIKSADDILKKNHDSDKNYRIVSGEEINEKKSNVAKFLSIILTVIGIISLLIGGIGVMNVMLVNVAERQREVGVRRAVGATGWDIINQFLIEAAIIGFLGGILGYGLGLAGAYIASLYLPLTPYIYWQTAVLSIGLSIIIGVISGVYPAARATRRDPIESLRY, from the coding sequence GTGAAAATATTAGTAAAAAATCATTTTGAGAACGCTACTCAGGCGCTACGAGCTAATCGTGGACGAACATTTTTGACAATTGTGGGCGTAGCTATTGGTATCGCCAGCATCACCATGGTTCTATCTCTGACTGGCGGATTCAATCACCTATTCGGCGACAATTCCAATCAATCAGACGCTCCTGTCGCCATCGTTAAGTCTGGCAATCAAAAAGCCGTCCCGAACCTACTGACCGAATCCGATAATACGACGACGGTCAACACATTAACCGAAACGGACGCCAGAGATATAGGGAAAATTGCTAATACGAAGGCCGCGCCAATCGCCTTCCTACACGCCGAGTTGCGCGCCCGTGAAGGTAAAGTCGATATCCAAAACGCTGCATTAATCGGCAGTACGGAATCGCTAAAAGACGTCGCCAATTTGCAAATTGCCACTGGACAATTTATTAACGACATCGGCGGAGTTGTCGTCGGTCAGCAATTGTCGGTCGATTTGTTCGGCACCGAAAGATCCATCGGAAACGTTATTTACATCCGAAATCAACCATTGACTGTTGTTGGCGTGTTGAAGAATATTGAAAATCCAGCCAGTTATTTGGACGTGAATTTTAATAACGCCGCCATTATTCCATTATCTGTGATTAAAAAATTCACCCAAGGCACGCCGCAGATTCAGCAAATCATCGTGACTACCAAAGACCAGAAAAACCTCAAATCAGTCATAAAATCGGCTGACGATATTTTGAAGAAGAATCATGATAGCGATAAGAATTATCGAATCGTTTCTGGCGAAGAGATAAACGAAAAGAAGTCTAATGTCGCGAAATTCCTCTCGATAATCTTAACTGTCATCGGCATTATTTCTCTGTTAATTGGTGGAATAGGCGTTATGAACGTGATGCTTGTCAATGTCGCCGAGCGCCAGCGTGAAGTCGGCGTTAGACGAGCCGTCGGCGCCACGGGCTGGGATATCATCAATCAATTCCTAATCGAGGCAGCAATTATCGGATTCCTCGGCGGAATATTGGGCTACGGCTTAGGCTTGGCGGGAGCTTATATTGCCAGCTTATACTTGCCACTCACACCTTATATTTATTGGCAAACAGCCGTCTTATCAATTGGACTGTCAATAATCATCGGCGTAATTTCTGGTGTATATCCAGCAGCCCGCGCCACTAGACGCGACCCAATCGAATCTCTACGATATTAA
- a CDS encoding co-chaperone GroES: protein MSTPIKPLGDRVVAVREEAKTQTASGIYLPDNAKEKPVVAEVKAVGGDVKNVKVGDRIVYKEYSTTDLKIDGTEYLVVREEDILATVVG, encoded by the coding sequence GTGAGTACACCTATTAAGCCTCTTGGCGACCGTGTTGTAGCGGTGCGTGAAGAAGCAAAGACTCAGACAGCGAGCGGAATTTACTTGCCTGATAATGCTAAAGAAAAGCCAGTAGTTGCGGAAGTTAAAGCAGTTGGCGGCGATGTGAAGAATGTCAAAGTCGGTGATCGGATTGTCTATAAGGAATATTCGACTACGGATTTGAAAATTGACGGCACGGAATATTTGGTTGTTCGCGAAGAAGATATTTTAGCAACGGTTGTTGGATAA
- a CDS encoding Mur ligase family protein, with translation MQLFKHLLETILGSYVKKYLKSHSDAKLIVVVGSVGKTSVKSATATVLSEKFTVRHSRGNLNTTLSAPLEILGVDGPKNAKSPLAWLKVFFAAHASIKNPKSPDIIIQECGIDCPGEMATFMRYIQPDIAIITSVAPEHMEFFKNMDTVAHEELSISQVAKKTIFNLHDIDEKYHNLIVGNRVSYGDEYADVFLEIKKTTDAGCIVNLKHSEETSRDVNISVLGKHNIRSITGAAAAGLACGMNIEEVAAALTKIRPVSGRMNILRGIRGCTLLDDTYNASPIAMENSLKTLYSISANHKIAVLGDMNELGETSESEHKKIGEICDPSQLELLITVGKMSKKYLAPIAEKNGCKVISFDTALEAGKFLKNSDIKDTTILFKGSQGGIYLEDAVKELLLDPSDAEKLVRQSQSWKQIKAKFYDSFSQSQK, from the coding sequence ATGCAATTATTCAAACATCTCTTAGAAACAATTCTCGGCTCTTATGTAAAAAAATATCTTAAATCTCATTCTGACGCCAAACTAATTGTCGTAGTCGGCAGCGTTGGTAAAACTAGTGTAAAATCAGCAACCGCCACTGTTCTATCAGAAAAATTCACCGTGCGCCATAGTCGTGGCAATTTGAACACAACCTTAAGTGCGCCGCTGGAAATCTTAGGCGTAGACGGACCAAAAAACGCCAAATCTCCCCTAGCCTGGCTAAAAGTCTTCTTCGCAGCACACGCCAGCATAAAAAATCCCAAATCTCCAGATATAATCATTCAAGAATGCGGCATTGATTGCCCTGGTGAAATGGCTACTTTTATGCGCTATATTCAGCCCGACATTGCCATAATTACCTCTGTTGCCCCTGAGCATATGGAGTTTTTCAAAAATATGGATACGGTAGCTCATGAGGAATTGTCCATTAGTCAAGTCGCTAAAAAAACCATCTTCAACCTTCACGATATCGATGAAAAATATCATAATCTCATAGTTGGAAATCGCGTGAGTTACGGCGACGAATATGCCGACGTTTTCCTGGAAATTAAAAAGACTACAGATGCTGGTTGTATTGTCAATCTAAAACACTCCGAAGAAACTTCTCGGGATGTTAACATTTCCGTATTAGGTAAACATAATATTCGCTCAATCACTGGCGCGGCGGCGGCAGGATTAGCTTGCGGAATGAATATTGAAGAAGTTGCGGCGGCTTTAACAAAAATCAGACCAGTTTCAGGAAGAATGAATATTTTACGTGGCATACGCGGCTGCACATTACTGGACGACACTTACAACGCCAGTCCTATTGCCATGGAAAATTCACTAAAAACTCTCTATTCCATCTCCGCTAATCACAAGATTGCCGTATTGGGAGATATGAATGAACTGGGCGAAACATCCGAATCAGAGCATAAAAAAATCGGTGAAATTTGCGATCCTAGCCAATTAGAGTTGCTTATTACTGTTGGCAAAATGTCAAAAAAATACCTCGCACCAATCGCTGAAAAAAATGGCTGTAAAGTAATCTCTTTTGATACGGCGCTTGAAGCTGGAAAATTCCTGAAAAATAGCGACATTAAAGATACGACGATTCTGTTCAAAGGCTCACAGGGCGGCATTTACCTTGAAGACGCCGTGAAAGAATTACTACTCGACCCAAGCGATGCAGAAAAATTAGTTCGCCAATCACAAAGCTGGAAACAGATTAAAGCGAAATTTTACGACTCTTTTTCTCAATCTCAGAAATAA
- a CDS encoding ABC transporter ATP-binding protein, whose translation MKETIPPRIRLINITKKFGFGDAEIRALDNVDLTVKKGEFIAIMGPSGCGKTTLLNTLGLLDQPSEGEYYLDDVAVDNLSSRRRAKIRSKHIGFVFQNFNLIPRLTVIENVALPLTYKGLGKVKRLQEASRILKTFHLGQREYYMPHQLSGGQVQRVAIARALVNSPSIILADEPTGNLDSKSSHLIMEELSDLHRRGNTIIMVTHNPELTHYASRVITMLDGKIDTDEHKEKRKFTKKLIVDDEKEEKPKKQKSSKKSRAKKS comes from the coding sequence ATGAAAGAAACTATTCCACCACGCATTAGGCTTATTAATATCACCAAAAAATTTGGCTTTGGCGATGCTGAAATTCGCGCCTTAGATAACGTTGATTTAACCGTTAAAAAGGGCGAATTTATCGCTATTATGGGCCCCAGCGGCTGCGGAAAAACTACTTTATTAAACACCCTTGGGCTATTAGACCAGCCGTCAGAGGGCGAATACTATCTGGACGATGTCGCTGTCGATAATCTTAGCTCACGACGACGTGCCAAAATTCGCTCCAAACACATCGGCTTCGTTTTTCAGAATTTCAATCTTATTCCTCGTCTGACTGTAATTGAAAACGTAGCGTTACCGCTAACGTATAAAGGACTTGGGAAAGTCAAACGACTCCAAGAAGCTAGCCGCATTCTGAAAACTTTTCATCTGGGACAGCGTGAATATTATATGCCACATCAATTATCTGGCGGTCAGGTTCAGCGCGTAGCAATTGCTAGAGCGTTGGTTAATAGTCCGTCAATTATCTTAGCCGACGAACCAACAGGAAATTTGGATAGTAAATCGAGTCATCTCATTATGGAAGAATTGTCCGACCTACACCGTCGCGGCAATACTATAATTATGGTTACTCACAACCCAGAATTGACCCATTATGCCAGTCGCGTCATCACTATGTTGGACGGAAAAATCGACACTGACGAGCATAAGGAAAAGCGCAAGTTTACTAAGAAGTTAATTGTAGACGACGAAAAAGAAGAAAAACCTAAGAAGCAAAAATCTTCAAAGAAATCGAGGGCGAAAAAATCGTGA
- a CDS encoding bifunctional phosphoglucose/phosphomannose isomerase produces the protein MLDDMNVIKQYDPGDVLSGVLNIPEQARYEVLIHEGANQRRDFKNIVIAGMGGSALAADMVRVLTAGWLHIPLEVVKGYDLPGFVSEETLVIAVSHSGNTEETLSCYQQALEKKACLAAMSTGGALIERAKNDNITYAQVPAGAQPRMSTVYHLRGLLKLLQHFWVIDNDLYDQVKNSADWLAGEISNWTTKIPEADNLAKQIAKLTIGKTLVVFGGELTWPLAYKWKISWNESAKNLAFSNQYPEFNHNEFIGWSSHPVEKPFTVFDIRSNLERDRIRERMELSDRLLSGKRPKAHVLELRGKTLMEQLLWGLVLADAASIYTAILNGVNPGPVQLIEKLKAELS, from the coding sequence ATGTTAGATGATATGAATGTGATAAAACAATATGATCCAGGCGACGTTTTAAGCGGCGTTTTGAATATTCCAGAACAAGCTCGATATGAAGTGTTGATCCACGAAGGTGCGAATCAGCGCCGAGATTTTAAGAATATCGTAATCGCGGGAATGGGCGGTTCGGCTTTAGCGGCTGATATGGTTCGAGTTTTGACCGCGGGCTGGTTGCACATTCCGCTTGAAGTGGTGAAGGGCTATGATTTGCCGGGGTTCGTGAGCGAGGAAACGTTGGTTATCGCGGTTAGTCATTCGGGTAATACCGAGGAAACTCTGAGCTGCTATCAGCAAGCACTGGAGAAGAAGGCGTGTTTGGCAGCTATGTCGACTGGTGGAGCGTTGATTGAGCGAGCAAAGAATGACAACATAACTTACGCTCAAGTTCCAGCTGGCGCGCAGCCACGGATGTCGACGGTTTATCATCTGCGAGGATTATTGAAACTATTGCAACATTTTTGGGTGATTGATAATGATTTGTACGATCAGGTGAAAAATAGTGCTGATTGGTTGGCGGGCGAGATATCTAATTGGACGACTAAAATACCAGAAGCTGATAATTTGGCGAAGCAGATTGCGAAATTAACAATTGGCAAGACGCTGGTTGTTTTTGGTGGTGAATTGACTTGGCCGCTGGCGTATAAGTGGAAAATTAGCTGGAATGAATCAGCGAAGAATTTGGCGTTCTCGAATCAATATCCAGAATTTAATCATAACGAGTTTATCGGCTGGTCGTCGCATCCAGTAGAGAAGCCGTTTACGGTTTTTGATATTCGTAGCAATTTGGAGCGTGACAGGATTCGTGAGCGAATGGAGCTGAGTGATCGTTTGCTGAGTGGCAAGCGACCAAAGGCGCACGTGTTGGAGCTTCGAGGAAAGACGCTTATGGAACAATTGCTGTGGGGCTTGGTGCTGGCTGACGCGGCTAGTATTTACACAGCCATTCTTAATGGAGTCAATCCTGGTCCAGTTCAGTTGATTGAAAAATTAAAAGCGGAACTTAGCTAA
- the groL gene encoding chaperonin GroEL (60 kDa chaperone family; promotes refolding of misfolded polypeptides especially under stressful conditions; forms two stacked rings of heptamers to form a barrel-shaped 14mer; ends can be capped by GroES; misfolded proteins enter the barrel where they are refolded when GroES binds): protein MAKKVFYDDDARNRVLGGAKSLYDAVKVTYGPKGRNVVIAKGFGGPTVTHDGVTVAEGIELPENDDETLGYKVGADLIKQAAKNLNKQAGDGTTTVTVLTYSILKEANRLIAAGHNPMELRKGIEQAGAEIVKELNKLAEPIEGKSDRVAEVATISAGDAEIGKLIAGVIEKVGKDGVVTVEAGQGLELEAEVVEGFSLDKGWVSPFFVTDAGRQEAVYEKPAILITDKKISSVQEFLPMLEKLAQSGKKDVVLIADEVEGEALSILVLNKLKGVFNTVAVKAPSFGDRRKDVLRDIAVLTGATVISEDHGLTFENAGLEVLGSARKVIVGKDETTIIEGAGKPSGVKERIAEIKSLSENASSEYEKEQFDKRAAALSGKVAVIKVGGATETEIDEKKFRVDDAVAATKAALAEGIVAGGGVTLVNLAGNLKVSGADSLSVGRQILKDALKQPFLQIMKNAGLNADALLAQVESGKPGFGVNVMKPEDGLIDVKKAGVIDPARVTKEAVQNAVSIASTAATMGALVVDIPEAEVAAAPGGMPGMGMM from the coding sequence ATGGCAAAAAAAGTTTTTTATGATGATGATGCGCGAAATCGCGTGCTTGGTGGAGCTAAGTCACTATACGACGCAGTTAAGGTAACTTACGGTCCAAAGGGTCGCAATGTTGTAATTGCGAAAGGTTTTGGTGGACCAACTGTTACTCATGACGGTGTAACGGTGGCTGAAGGAATTGAATTGCCAGAAAATGATGACGAAACGCTAGGTTATAAAGTCGGTGCCGATTTAATCAAGCAGGCTGCTAAGAACTTGAATAAGCAAGCAGGCGACGGCACAACGACTGTAACGGTGTTGACGTACTCGATTTTGAAAGAGGCGAATCGATTGATTGCGGCTGGACATAATCCGATGGAACTTAGGAAAGGCATCGAGCAAGCTGGCGCGGAAATTGTTAAAGAATTGAACAAATTGGCTGAGCCGATTGAAGGCAAGTCTGACCGCGTGGCTGAAGTTGCTACGATTTCGGCGGGTGATGCAGAAATTGGTAAATTGATTGCTGGCGTGATTGAGAAAGTTGGTAAAGATGGCGTAGTTACTGTTGAGGCTGGTCAAGGTTTGGAACTAGAAGCTGAAGTTGTTGAAGGTTTTAGCTTAGACAAGGGTTGGGTGAGTCCGTTCTTTGTCACTGATGCGGGTCGTCAGGAGGCTGTATACGAAAAGCCAGCAATTCTAATCACCGATAAGAAGATTTCTAGTGTACAAGAATTCTTGCCAATGTTGGAAAAATTGGCACAAAGCGGTAAAAAGGACGTTGTTCTGATTGCCGATGAAGTTGAAGGCGAAGCTTTGAGTATTTTGGTCTTGAACAAATTGAAGGGCGTATTTAATACCGTAGCTGTTAAGGCGCCAAGTTTCGGTGATCGTCGCAAAGATGTACTTCGTGATATCGCTGTGCTGACTGGCGCGACTGTGATTTCTGAGGATCACGGATTGACATTCGAAAACGCTGGCTTAGAAGTTTTGGGCTCGGCACGTAAGGTGATTGTCGGCAAGGATGAAACAACAATCATCGAAGGCGCAGGCAAACCTTCAGGTGTGAAAGAACGAATTGCTGAGATTAAGTCGCTTTCAGAGAATGCTTCAAGCGAGTATGAAAAAGAACAATTCGATAAGCGTGCCGCGGCACTATCTGGTAAAGTTGCGGTTATTAAAGTTGGTGGCGCGACTGAGACGGAAATTGACGAGAAGAAATTCCGCGTTGATGACGCCGTGGCGGCTACTAAGGCGGCTTTGGCTGAGGGAATTGTCGCTGGTGGCGGCGTAACTTTGGTTAATTTGGCTGGTAATCTAAAAGTTAGCGGCGCAGATAGTTTGTCGGTCGGTCGACAAATCCTAAAAGACGCTCTGAAGCAACCGTTCTTGCAGATTATGAAAAACGCCGGGTTGAATGCTGATGCACTGCTTGCTCAAGTTGAATCTGGCAAACCTGGATTCGGCGTTAACGTTATGAAGCCAGAAGACGGTCTGATTGACGTGAAGAAGGCTGGTGTTATTGATCCAGCTCGTGTGACTAAAGAGGCTGTTCAAAATGCAGTGTCGATTGCGTCAACTGCGGCAACTATGGGTGCTTTGGTGGTTGATATTCCAGAGGCTGAAGTTGCAGCTGCTCCTGGCGGCATGCCAGGAATGGGTATGATGTAA